AGGGGTTATAATCAGAGATTCAACCCctaattttgaattataaatattttgtttcATAAATCCAGGATCAATGACATAGAAAATTCCGTCAATAGTCAAAGAGGCCTCAGCAATATTGGTTGCCACTACCACTTTCCTCTTCCCTGTTGGAGCTGGTTCAAATATCCTTGATTGCACTTCACCAGGAAGTGCACTATATACAGGCAAGATAATCAACTCTGGAACATTTTTACCCAGCCCTTTCATCCTCGTATCAAGAGACTCACATGCACAATCTATTTCTTCCTGACCTGTCAAGAAGAGAAGAATGTCTCCTTCAGGTTCTGTCAAGTGTATTTGTAGAACTGTTGTAAGAGCTGTATCAAGGTAATCACTTTCTGGCTGTTTGGTATACAGTATCTCCACAGGAAAAGATCTTCCAGGAATAGTGAAAATATTGCAGTTAAAGAAATAGCCAGAAAATTTTTCTGCATCCAGTGTGGCAGATGTTACAATCAAACGGAGATCTGATCTCCTTTGTAGAAGTTGCTTCAGTAGGCCAAGAAGAACATCAGTATAAATTGTCCTCTCATGAGCCTCATCAAGCATAATGACTGAGTACCGAGATAGATTATTGTCAATCAAAAACTCCCTGAGAAATAAACCATCAGTCAAGTATTTGATCACAGTAGTAGGTCCAGTGCAATCCTCAAAACGAATAGCATAACCGATTTCCTCTCCTAAACGACAACCAAACTCTTCAGCTACCCTCTTTGCCACGGAAATTGCAGCTACCCTACGTGGCTGAGTGCAGATAATATTCCCACTTGCTGTGTAACCAGCCTCTGCAAGATACTGGGTTATCTGTGTAGTCTTCCCTGACCCAGTCTCACCAATAACAATTAGAACCTGGTTGTCAATCACAGCCTTGACTAATTCCTCCTTCAACCTGTAAATTGGCAAGCATTGTCTCTGTTCCTGGATGGATAACTTTGTCCTTTGATCAAAAGTGAATGATTTCCCAAAGGTATCCTTCTTCCACTCTGGTATGTTATATGCAGATGAGCCAACACTCCTCAGCTCCTGCGCGAAATGCCTATCCCCAGTCTCAGGCATTGGGTCTTCCCAAGCACGATTAAGATCCTTAGGTATCCAATCGAGCATCCTCCTCATATTCTCTTCCCGCACTTCTCTCTGCTCCTTTATGAGTGCAGATTGAAGTACGGCTGCACGACTCATTGATCCTTCTAGGTTCTTAAATATCTTCACAGGTGACGTATCGACACCATTACTATGTCTAGTTCTCCCTCGCAAAAAGGCCGGTTCATCCTCATTCAGCTCTATCTCAATCCCCTCCTCAGCCTCTGAATCATCCTCCTGATCATCACACCTAGGAAACTCTCTCCCACTCGAAACACCTGAAGCAATCAACTGATTCAATTCATACTTGTCTGGGGAGCTCATTCTCATCCTTTTTACCGTCCTTTGTGATAAAAATGCATCAGCTCTGTCCTTCTCTTCTGAACTCAACTTAATTCCAGAAACACCAGTCCCAGTCATGGGTCTTTCTGTTAACCAACTAATAAAATCAGCATTATTGCCCTTGGCTTTCTTCAACAAATCCAAATCCTTACCGGTATCCTGATCAGCATCCTTCATGGAAAGCCTCAACCTTTTTTTCCCAGTTGACTCAGAAACAACTTTTACATAAACCTCCTCCCCAATCCGTAGATCCTTGTTACTCCCATCAAAATCCGATTCATGAATCAAACCCTCCTTTCCATTAAATTCATCCAACACAACAAAACATCCCCTATC
This sequence is a window from Manihot esculenta cultivar AM560-2 chromosome 4, M.esculenta_v8, whole genome shotgun sequence. Protein-coding genes within it:
- the LOC110613838 gene encoding probable pre-mRNA-splicing factor ATP-dependent RNA helicase DEAH5 → MDTDLKKLEYLSLLSHVSSELQTHLGFADKVLAEFVIELGRTCDSFPEFDSKLKENGAELPDYLVQNLIKIIHAFLPLPKLDKKFREKGFIGGGMGEPERRVYRGRVSRVMDRGCFVVLDEFNGKEGLIHESDFDGSNKDLRIGEEVYVKVVSESTGKKRLRLSMKDADQDTGKDLDLLKKAKGNNADFISWLTERPMTGTGVSGIKLSSEEKDRADAFLSQRTVKRMRMSSPDKYELNQLIASGVSSGREFPRCDDQEDDSEAEEGIEIELNEDEPAFLRGRTRHSNGVDTSPVKIFKNLEGSMSRAAVLQSALIKEQREVREENMRRMLDWIPKDLNRAWEDPMPETGDRHFAQELRSVGSSAYNIPEWKKDTFGKSFTFDQRTKLSIQEQRQCLPIYRLKEELVKAVIDNQVLIVIGETGSGKTTQITQYLAEAGYTASGNIICTQPRRVAAISVAKRVAEEFGCRLGEEIGYAIRFEDCTGPTTVIKYLTDGLFLREFLIDNNLSRYSVIMLDEAHERTIYTDVLLGLLKQLLQRRSDLRLIVTSATLDAEKFSGYFFNCNIFTIPGRSFPVEILYTKQPESDYLDTALTTVLQIHLTEPEGDILLFLTGQEEIDCACESLDTRMKGLGKNVPELIILPVYSALPGEVQSRIFEPAPTGKRKVVVATNIAEASLTIDGIFYVIDPGFMKQNIYNSKLGVESLIITPISQASAKQRAGRAGRTGPGKCYRLYTESAFHTEMTPTTTPEIQRVNLAETMLTLIAMGIRDPFSFDFMDRPSSPALISAMEQLYSLGCLDEEGLLTKPGRLMSEFPLDPPLSKMLLASVDLGCSDEILTIIAMVQTGNIFYRPREKQAQADQKRANLFYPEGDHLTLLGVYDAWKAKGFSGPWCSENFVQFRSLRRAQDVRKQLLTIMDKYKLDVVSTGKDFKKIRKAITAGFFFHTARKDPQGGYRSLVNNQIVYIHPSSALFHRQPDWVIYHEAVMTTKEYMREITVIDPKWLVELAPRFFKASDPMKMRKRKCLEHIEPLYDRHETNSWHFSRRRA